The following coding sequences lie in one Lytechinus pictus isolate F3 Inbred unplaced genomic scaffold, Lp3.0 scaffold_20, whole genome shotgun sequence genomic window:
- the LOC135157893 gene encoding uncharacterized protein LOC135157893, with protein sequence MDLQHIKHRTFCNQKDANLQMLYKWKSSQISAEKGMQTLKLVWESIQAVGKTESCEDFMDKGDSARLDQVPAEDTIPCGPTYESEDMDSYTEVDARGGSGGGTPVKYENSHEDPDLHGGMSNTEELCSVARPVKSLSQVCLLGKSLCLGDDVILEIIDLQRLSVLHSIARQILDIWWHGLKEDERKDQSSKLLLEYNITKIKEGREDVLGAIRSTADLLTLCHRVTVNSSRVLQIMNASVTSLPSYVIGRVVMKMLNQWLQKCGTRDRLLAIAQAFRFNDAAKMIAEALGSQPSYPNFISHCNVDHRGGTLALDQLGVTLSIPEGAIPKGMRSVVTLQVSTHDAPRIPLRDGEVLVTPVIETSLTQELLKPCKVVLPHCISLRGRSDDCSTILHTKTKPRTFGRRSLTRGTSHTAKSEIVFHTRHLQVLALSSSDSPGVQLRCVVFQPIILTPEEEPRLRVYIVHPYRIYMKHISRNERNSSVPYCQVQKEFQFSIQPTSKHLKIILQDGGKVQKRMMQIKGILSGECDPLIFKLQFSAEEKGNKDLNITIQEDLKRTAEKQVSISIEDEPDYAVDNITDTHQHFASNNLLEVLADVIHKPKDLTSLGYQLGFSHQSMRKYNDPADVSFDKISRSGLIEMLREWRRRVRPSEQVEELHLALQNAGLEYVTDVILREMGGASKKKFEQLKQEWETRSKKISN encoded by the exons ATGGATCTTCAACACATAAAGCACCGGACATTCTGCAACCAGAAAGATGCTAACCTCCAAATGCTTTATAAGTGGAAGTCATCCCAAATATCGGCAGAGAAAGGCATGCAGACTCTGAAACTTGTTTGGGAATCAATACAAGCAGTAGGAAAAACAGAAAGCTGCGAAG ATTTCATGGATAAAGGAGATTCCGCTCGTCTGGACCAAGTTCCTGCAGAGGACACTATACCATGTGGACCTACCTACGAATCAGAGGATATGGACTCATACACTGAAGTGG ATGCTCGCGGTGGATCCGGGGGTGGAACTCCGGTGAAATATGAGAATTCTCACGAAGATCCCGACTTACATGGCGGAATGTCAAACACAGAAGAGCTTTGCAGCGTTGCCCGTCCGGTAAAAAGTCTCTCACAAGTATGTCTACTTGGGAAATCACTTTGTCTGGGTGATGACGTCATTCTTGAGATCATAGATCTACAAAGACTGTCAGTGCTTCATAGCATCGCACGGCAGATTCTAGACATTTGGTGGCATGGTTTGAAAGAGGACGAAAGGAAAGATCAGAGTTCAAAGCTGCTTCTCGAATACaacattacaaaaatcaaagaag GTCGTGAAGATGTCCTGGGCGCTATTCGGTCCACCGCAGACCTACTGACCTTGTGTCATCGAGTAACGGTGAATTCTTCGAGAGTTCTGCAGATCATGAACGCATCTGTAACTTCTCTACCGTCTTACGTCATCGGTCGTGTGGTTATGAAGATGCTGAACCAATGGTTGCAGAAATGTGGAACCAGAGATAGACTTCTGGCAATTGCTCAGGCGTTTCGTTTCAATGACGCAGCCAAAATGATAGCAGAAG CACTCGGATCGCAACCAAGCTACCCAAACTTCATCTCGCACTGCAACGTTGACCACAGAGGAGGAACCCTGGCCCTCGATCAACTTGGTGTCACTCTATCTATTCCCGAAGGAGCTATACCAAAAGGAATGAGATCGGTTGTGACCCTTCAGGTATCAACTCATGATGCTCCTAGGATTCCCCTCAGAGACGGTGAGGTCCTGGTTACCCCAGTCATAGAGACTTCCCTCACACAAGAACTACTCAAACCTTGCAAAGTCGTACTACCACACTGTATCAGTCTCCGGGGGAGAAGTGATGACTGTTCTACCATTCTCCACACCAAAACAAAACCAA GGACTTTCGGTCGGAGGAGCCTTACTAGGGGTACATCACATACCGCAAAATCTGAGATCGTGTTTCATACACGTCATCTTCAAGTCTTGGCTCTGTCTTCTAGCGATAGTCCAGGAGTTCAGTTAAGATGTGTCGTCTTCCAGCCAATCATCTTGACTCCAGAAGAGGAACCACGTTTACGCGTCTACATAGTTCATCCCTATAGGATATATATGAAG cataTAAGCCGAAATGAAAGGAATTCATCTGTTCCCTACTGTCAAGTCCAGAAGGAATTCCAGTTCTCAATACAGCCAACGTCAAAGCACCTGAAGATTATACTCCAGGATGGAGGAAAAGTACAGAAAAGAATg ATGCAGATTAAAGGTATACTGAGTGGAGAATGCGATCCTCTGATCTTCAAGCTGCAGTTCTCTGCTGAAGAGAAAGGCAACAAGGACTTGAACATTACCATCCAAGAAGATCTCAAACGAACAGCAGAAAAACAAGTTTCCATCTCTATAGAag ATGAACCAGATTATGCTGTCGACAACATCACGGATAC GCATCAACATTTTGCATCTAATAATTTGCTTGAGGTACTTGCCGATGTGATCCATAAACCGAAAGACTTGACATCTCTTGGCTACCAACTTGGCTTCTCGCACCAAAGTATGAGGAAATATAATGATCCAGCTGACGTTTCCTTTGATAAAATCTCAAGATCAGGCTTGATTGAGATGCTACGTGAGTGGAGACGGAGGGTCCGACCAAGTGAGCAGGTAGAGGAACTTCATCTGGCCTTGCAGAACGCTGGTCTAGAATATGTAACAGACGTGATCCTTCGAGAAA TGGGCGGTGCCTCTAAGAAGAAGTTTGAACAACTCAAACAAGAATGGGAGACAAGAAGTAAGAAGATTAGTAACTAA